One part of the Pecten maximus chromosome 1, xPecMax1.1, whole genome shotgun sequence genome encodes these proteins:
- the LOC117321557 gene encoding uncharacterized protein LOC117321557 — protein sequence MATANIPIRTKGQTTCVHHKGRQLELYCEKCQELTCLKCLSSVHQSHSMCELSEITPQKKQDIKNFIYRTEQNDLVQIGKYITSTDTLLHNNDSTFEKLSHQLRMQTNTLKQDLDMLTAETLSLYQKMKEDNSKLIQKYKQDLEMYDKQLKQQIQECKTALQQGSDLNIYDTRCEMDSQIHFPVKPVLGNVSFTPNKNPQGHLKLALGKVIISDQGQTSTDQDWSVSTSDGQGQSSTQQQSGDKGKKTVTRYKLLSETKVMEKWKSPRNISSICPTTDDQAWTSDYSKTLSLLDRKGTAIQGVTHKAEIMDISLSPTTNRLWVCDTEHNILELESGQLTHKFRTKEEPECLCVTASNHVIVGMAKHISKFTIQGQMVLTTIAVGTGKPLVCTPVRITECPVTRNVAVIDFSDKRHGGDEIKHVVAMDTNLLKLFVYKGDIPRPYKTPQTGGEPFNPHSVVYDSVGNLIIGVRNYRVLLLSGGGELLKIIHTDTDWTLDVGVDMKDVLWAVFGGKNVKLLQYRSM from the coding sequence ATGGCAACAGCAAATATACCTATCCGTACAAAAGGTCAGACAACTTGTGTTCAtcacaaagggagacaactggaATTGTATTGTGAAAAATGTCAAGAACTGACATGTCTAAAATGCCTTTCCTCTGTTCATCAAAGTCACAGTATGTGTGAGCTCAGTGAAATCACTCCTCAGAAGAAACAAGATATTAAAAACTTCATTTACAGAACTGAACAAAATGACCTGGTACAAATTGGTAAATACATCACCTCTACTGATACACTCCTCCACAACAATGACAGCACATTTGAGAAACTGTCACATCAGTTGCGGATGCAAACAAACACATTAAAACAAGACCTTGACATGCTCACAGCAGAGACACTCTCTCTTTATCAGAAAATGAAAGAGGACAATTCAAAGCtgatacagaaatacaaacaggACCTGGAGATGTACGACAAACAactcaaacaacaaatacaggAATGTAAGACAGCACTTCAGCAGGGTTCTGACTTAAACATTTACGATACAAGATGTGAAATGGATTCCCAAATACATTTCCCTGTAAAACCTGTCCTGGGTAATGTCAGCTTCACTCCAAACAAAAATCCTCAAGGTCACCTAAAGCTTGCTTTAGGGAAAGTTATCATCTCAGATCAAGGTCAAACATCAACTGACCAGGATTGGTCAGTCTCAACATCAGATGGTCAGGGACAGTCCTCTACACAGCAACAGTCAGGCGATAAAGGGAAGAAAACAGTGACAAGGTATAAACTACTGTCAGAGACCAAGGTGATGGAGAAGTGGAAGTCTCCACGTAACATTAGTTCTATATGTCCCACCACTGATGACCAGGCCTGGACCAGtgactacagtaaaacattaagTCTCCTGGACAGGAAGGGTACAGCAATACAGGGGGTCACACATAAGGCTGAGATCATGGACATCAGTCTGTCACCAACAACAAACAGACTGTGGGTCTGTGACACAGAACACAACATCCTAGAGCTGGAATCAGGACAACTAACACACAAATTCAGAACCAAGGAGGAACCTGAGTGTTTATGTGTTACAGCCAGTAACCATGTCATTGTAGGCATGGCCAAACACATCTCTAAATTTACCATACAAGGTCAGATGGTGCTCACTACAATAGCTGTAGGGACTGGGAAACCATTAGTGTGTACACCAGTGAGGATTACGGAGTGTCCTGTCACTCGCAATGTCGCAGTGATTGATTTCAGTGATAAAAGACATGGTGGGGATGAAATCAAACATGTTGTTGCCATGGATACTAATTTATTGAAACTGTTTGTATACAAAGGTGACATCCCCAGACCATATAAAACACCACAAACAGGAGGTGAACCATTTAACCCCCATAGTGTGGTGTATGATAGTGTAGGGAACCTCATCATAGGGGTCCGTAACTACAGGGTCCTTCTCCTCAGTGGAGGCGGTGAGCTCCTCAAGAtcatacacacagacacagacTGGACATTGGATGTAGGTGTAGACATGAAGGATGTCCTGTGGGCAGTGTTTGGtggtaaaaatgtaaaactactacagtacagaagTATGTGA